In Clostridium sp. SY8519, one genomic interval encodes:
- a CDS encoding acyl-CoA dehydrogenase family protein, with product MLFQTSKEHEALRAEIRAFAEKEIAPIAFRLDKENEFPTEQVKQMAEHGWMGLPYPKEYGGAGADVISYAIAVEELARVDGGTGVILSAHTSLGTYPIAAYGTEEQKKKYLVPLASGQKLGAFGLTEENAGSDAGGTETTAIDKGDHYLLNGGKIFITNAPKADIYVVFAVTTPDIGTRGISAFIVEKGWKGFEFGDHYDKLGIRSSSTAELIFNNVKVPKENLLGKEGQGFKIAMSTLDGGRIGIAAQALGIAQGAYDKALEYAKERVQFGEPIGVHQGISFKLADMATKLQAARFLIYSAAELKENHERYGMEAAMAKMYASDAAVEITNDALQIFGGSGYLKGMEVERAFRDAKITTIYEGTNEIQRVVIAANLLGKISKNTGGGSRSVMKKPAPVTGIRKNRIFTEGEAADKVNDLVAALKSDGYDFSVGIPADTPIPQAERVVSAGKGIGDKANMKLIEDLAHAAGAAIGSSRPVAETLQYVPLNRYVGMSGQKFTGNLYIACGISGAKQHLKGIKDASTIVAINKNGNAPIFKNCDYGIVGDVNEILPLLTKALGTGKKAPAGKMIKMKRPLPPKPEPIGPRYICSGCAYEYIPELGDEEADIAPGTLFKDLPADWVCPECAEDKDHFIEAGIRGL from the coding sequence ATGCTGTTTCAGACTTCCAAAGAACACGAAGCTCTCCGCGCAGAAATACGCGCTTTCGCGGAAAAGGAAATCGCCCCCATCGCGTTCCGCCTGGACAAGGAAAATGAATTTCCCACAGAACAGGTGAAACAGATGGCCGAACACGGCTGGATGGGTCTTCCTTATCCGAAGGAATACGGCGGCGCCGGCGCCGATGTCATCAGCTATGCCATCGCAGTGGAAGAACTGGCCCGCGTAGACGGCGGCACCGGTGTCATCCTCTCCGCCCACACGTCTCTCGGCACCTATCCAATTGCCGCATACGGCACAGAAGAACAGAAGAAAAAGTATCTGGTTCCCCTTGCCAGCGGACAGAAACTGGGCGCCTTCGGCCTGACCGAGGAAAATGCCGGTTCTGACGCCGGCGGCACGGAAACCACTGCCATCGACAAGGGAGACCATTACCTCTTAAACGGAGGAAAAATCTTTATCACCAATGCGCCGAAAGCAGATATCTATGTGGTATTTGCCGTTACCACACCGGATATCGGCACCCGCGGCATCTCTGCCTTCATCGTAGAAAAAGGATGGAAGGGATTTGAATTCGGCGATCACTATGACAAGCTTGGTATCCGCTCTTCCTCTACCGCGGAGCTGATCTTTAATAATGTAAAAGTTCCGAAGGAAAACCTTCTGGGCAAAGAAGGCCAGGGATTCAAGATCGCCATGTCCACCCTGGACGGCGGACGCATCGGCATTGCCGCACAGGCACTTGGTATTGCCCAGGGCGCATATGACAAGGCGCTGGAATATGCCAAAGAGCGTGTGCAGTTCGGCGAACCCATCGGCGTGCACCAGGGCATTTCCTTCAAACTGGCGGATATGGCAACCAAGCTTCAGGCGGCGCGTTTCCTGATCTATTCCGCTGCGGAACTGAAAGAAAATCATGAACGTTACGGCATGGAAGCCGCTATGGCCAAAATGTATGCCTCCGACGCTGCTGTGGAAATCACAAACGACGCCCTGCAGATCTTCGGCGGCTCCGGCTACCTGAAAGGCATGGAAGTGGAACGCGCGTTCCGGGATGCCAAAATCACCACCATCTATGAAGGGACCAACGAAATTCAGCGCGTGGTCATTGCCGCGAACCTGCTGGGAAAAATCAGCAAAAACACCGGCGGCGGCTCCCGCAGCGTAATGAAAAAACCGGCGCCTGTTACCGGCATCCGCAAAAACAGGATCTTTACCGAAGGCGAAGCCGCGGATAAGGTCAATGATCTGGTGGCGGCCCTCAAAAGTGATGGCTACGATTTTTCCGTCGGTATTCCGGCAGATACGCCAATCCCGCAGGCAGAACGGGTGGTCTCCGCAGGAAAGGGAATCGGAGACAAAGCCAATATGAAACTCATCGAAGATCTGGCCCATGCGGCAGGCGCTGCCATCGGTTCTTCCCGGCCGGTTGCCGAGACACTGCAGTATGTTCCGTTAAACCGCTATGTTGGTATGTCCGGCCAGAAATTCACCGGAAATCTGTATATCGCCTGCGGAATTTCCGGCGCGAAACAGCACTTAAAGGGCATCAAAGACGCCTCCACCATTGTGGCCATCAATAAAAACGGCAACGCGCCGATTTTCAAGAACTGTGACTACGGCATTGTCGGAGATGTAAACGAAATCCTTCCGCTGCTGACCAAAGCCCTGGGCACCGGCAAGAAAGCCCCGGCAGGCAAGATGATCAAGATGAAACGTCCGCTGCCGCCGAAACCGGAACCCATCGGCCCGCGCTACATCTGCTCCGGATGCGCATACGAGTACATTCCGGAACTGGGCGACGAAGAAGCCGACATCGCTCCCGGCACCCTCTTTAAAGATCTTCCGGCTGACTGGGTATGCCCGGAATGCGCAGAAGACAAAGACCACTTTATCGAAGCCGGCATCCGCGGCCTGTAA
- a CDS encoding FprA family A-type flavoprotein, translating into MYNVRKITDDIYWCGANDHRLHLFENIHPIPQGVSYNCYLLLDEHPTLFDTVDWSACRQMIENLQYLLGDRPLEYLVINHLEPDHAACIEEILLIWPDVQLISTEKGFMLARQFGFSVDRQTCHTVKEGDTFSFGKHTVTFVEAPMVHWPEPMVTLDLTDGVLFSADAFGSFIANDGKMFADEVNYDRDYIDEARRYLVNIVGKYGPHVQLLLGKAASVLDKIKIIAPLHGLCWRKDLMYFINKYDLWSRYEPEEKGVLIVYASMYGNTESAAQALASRLCEKGVTNVKVCDVSNTHVSYLISDAFKYSHLVLASVTYNLNIYPVMFDFLDEMRMLNLQNRTVAIVENGSWACKSGDLMQKYIDENMKNMTILNERLSLASTLSADKSTELEQLADAIVESVQAE; encoded by the coding sequence ATGTACAACGTACGAAAAATCACTGATGATATCTACTGGTGCGGCGCCAACGATCACCGCCTGCACTTATTTGAAAATATTCACCCGATTCCCCAGGGCGTATCCTATAACTGTTACCTGCTACTGGATGAGCATCCGACCTTATTCGACACCGTCGACTGGTCTGCCTGCCGGCAGATGATCGAAAACCTCCAGTATCTGCTGGGCGACCGGCCGCTGGAATATCTGGTCATCAACCACCTGGAGCCGGATCATGCGGCATGTATCGAGGAAATTCTCCTGATCTGGCCGGATGTCCAGCTGATCTCTACAGAAAAAGGATTCATGCTGGCCCGTCAGTTCGGTTTCTCCGTAGACCGGCAGACCTGCCATACGGTCAAAGAAGGTGACACCTTCAGCTTCGGCAAACACACCGTTACCTTCGTGGAGGCACCTATGGTACACTGGCCGGAACCCATGGTTACCCTGGATCTGACCGACGGGGTGCTCTTCTCGGCAGACGCGTTCGGTTCCTTCATCGCCAACGACGGCAAAATGTTCGCGGACGAAGTGAACTATGACCGGGATTACATCGACGAAGCCCGCCGTTATCTGGTCAATATTGTAGGAAAATACGGTCCCCATGTGCAGCTGCTGCTGGGCAAAGCAGCCTCTGTACTGGATAAAATCAAGATCATCGCTCCGCTGCACGGCCTCTGCTGGCGCAAAGATCTGATGTACTTTATCAATAAATACGACCTCTGGTCACGCTACGAACCGGAAGAAAAAGGTGTTCTTATTGTATATGCCTCCATGTACGGCAACACGGAATCCGCTGCGCAGGCTCTGGCTTCCCGCCTCTGTGAAAAAGGCGTCACCAACGTAAAAGTATGCGATGTATCCAACACCCATGTCTCCTACCTGATTTCCGATGCATTCAAATACTCCCATCTGGTTCTGGCATCCGTCACCTATAATCTGAACATCTATCCGGTTATGTTCGATTTCCTTGACGAAATGCGCATGCTGAACCTGCAGAACCGCACGGTAGCCATTGTGGAAAACGGCTCCTGGGCCTGCAAATCCGGTGATTTGATGCAGAAATATATCGATGAAAATATGAAAAATATGACAATTCTAAATGAGCGTCTTTCCCTGGCTTCCACCCTGTCTGCGGACAAATCCACGGAACTGGAACAGCTGGCAGATGCCATCGTGGAATCTGTTCAGGCAGAATAA
- a CDS encoding J domain-containing protein produces MTRNLYDVLGISKNASDNDIKKAYRKLARKYHPDANPGDRQAEARFKEIGEAYSILSDPEKKKLYDRFGSAPFEYGGDPKDYEKTHSGFFHGGADGTYGSSGFGNGGTRFYSSGPDGNGGYRTFHFEGGDAEDIFGDLFGNMFHGNNGRHDRSWSYRASSQGPDFDQFRSGFRNAGQPQSYDLHSDLTVSFDESVFGCSKKLRFQTEQGPQILEVTVPAGIQDGKSIRLRGKGRRRSNGSYGDLLLKVHVEEKAGYTRKGSDIYTSARIPFTTAVFGGEASLPTVYGPVKCKIPAGIQSGNKIRLKNKGTPVPGKPLEHGDEYVTIEIDVPKNLTPEQRRILREFQNASVPTA; encoded by the coding sequence ATGACACGCAATCTGTACGATGTACTGGGCATTTCCAAAAATGCTTCAGACAATGATATAAAAAAAGCTTACCGCAAACTGGCCCGCAAATACCATCCGGATGCAAACCCCGGAGACAGGCAGGCCGAGGCCCGTTTCAAGGAGATCGGCGAGGCCTATTCCATTCTTTCCGATCCGGAAAAGAAGAAACTCTACGACCGGTTCGGTTCCGCACCCTTTGAATATGGAGGCGATCCGAAGGACTATGAGAAAACCCATTCCGGCTTCTTCCACGGCGGAGCCGACGGCACCTATGGCAGCAGCGGATTCGGCAATGGCGGCACACGGTTCTATTCCTCCGGCCCTGACGGAAACGGCGGCTACCGCACCTTCCACTTTGAAGGCGGTGATGCCGAGGACATCTTCGGAGATCTCTTCGGCAATATGTTCCATGGGAATAACGGGCGCCACGACCGCAGCTGGTCTTACCGCGCCAGCAGCCAGGGACCGGACTTTGACCAGTTCCGCTCCGGCTTCCGGAACGCAGGTCAACCGCAGTCCTATGATCTTCATTCGGATCTTACGGTTTCCTTCGATGAATCTGTCTTCGGCTGCAGCAAAAAGCTGCGCTTCCAGACGGAACAGGGGCCGCAGATCCTGGAAGTCACGGTTCCGGCAGGAATCCAGGACGGCAAGTCCATCCGCCTGCGGGGCAAAGGCCGCCGCAGGAGCAACGGCAGCTACGGAGACCTGCTGCTGAAAGTCCACGTAGAGGAAAAGGCCGGCTACACCCGGAAGGGCAGCGACATTTACACCTCTGCCCGGATTCCATTTACCACAGCTGTTTTCGGCGGGGAGGCTTCCCTTCCTACCGTATACGGACCGGTCAAATGCAAGATTCCGGCAGGGATTCAGTCCGGCAATAAAATCCGCCTGAAAAACAAAGGCACACCGGTACCGGGCAAACCGCTGGAACACGGCGATGAATATGTCACCATTGAGATCGATGTACCGAAGAACCTGACCCCTGAACAGAGGCGCATTCTCCGTGAATTCCAGAATGCCAGTGTTCCGACTGCTTAA
- a CDS encoding DMT family transporter, protein MQLQTNRDLRKGHLAALVTILLWGTTYISTKILLKEFQPVEILLLRYVIALGVLFLLRPKRLKLQCRKHELYFALAGLTGVCMYYLLENIALTMTSASNVGVIGAVSPFFTAIFALFILKDPTARRPGFFIGFAVAIFGIGLITFQGAAMGFHLAGDLLVILSTMVWACYSVVSRIIGDFGYPTVQATRRMFLYGILFMLPFLKIFGFHPNLSALSEPVVLGNLIFLGVGASALCFVSWNYAVIRLGAVKTSVYIYLIPVVTVLAAVIVLHERITFWSGVGIVLTISGLFLSQGLRLKEKSGDTPESQ, encoded by the coding sequence ATGCAACTGCAAACAAACAGAGATCTGCGGAAAGGCCATCTCGCTGCGCTGGTCACGATTCTGCTGTGGGGTACGACTTATATTTCGACGAAAATCCTGCTGAAGGAATTTCAGCCGGTGGAGATTCTGCTGCTGCGTTATGTCATAGCGCTGGGCGTTCTGTTTCTGCTTCGCCCGAAACGGCTGAAACTGCAGTGCAGGAAACATGAACTGTATTTTGCGCTGGCGGGCCTGACCGGCGTCTGCATGTATTACCTGCTGGAAAATATCGCGTTGACCATGACTTCTGCTTCCAATGTGGGCGTGATCGGTGCGGTATCTCCGTTTTTTACCGCAATCTTTGCTCTGTTTATCTTAAAGGATCCTACTGCCAGACGGCCGGGATTTTTTATTGGTTTTGCGGTGGCCATTTTCGGGATCGGACTGATTACCTTTCAGGGGGCGGCAATGGGCTTCCATCTGGCCGGGGATCTGCTTGTGATCCTTTCCACGATGGTGTGGGCCTGTTACTCTGTGGTCAGCCGGATCATTGGGGATTTCGGATATCCCACCGTCCAGGCGACCCGCAGGATGTTTCTTTACGGAATCCTGTTTATGCTGCCTTTTTTGAAGATCTTCGGCTTTCATCCCAATCTTTCGGCCCTGTCTGAGCCGGTGGTTCTGGGAAATCTGATCTTCCTGGGGGTAGGCGCGTCTGCCCTCTGCTTTGTTTCCTGGAATTACGCGGTAATCCGGCTGGGAGCGGTAAAAACCAGCGTCTATATTTATCTGATTCCTGTTGTGACGGTGCTGGCGGCAGTGATTGTGCTGCATGAGCGGATTACGTTCTGGTCGGGTGTGGGAATTGTCCTGACGATTTCCGGACTGTTTCTGTCGCAGGGTCTGCGCCTGAAGGAAAAATCCGGGGACACGCCGGAATCACAATAA
- the pckA gene encoding phosphoenolpyruvate carboxykinase (ATP), with the protein MGNIDLSQYGITGTTEIVYNPSYEQLFEEETRPELTGYDKGQVSELGAVNVMTGIYTGRSPKDKFIVMDENSKDTVWWTSEEYPNDNHPASEETWAAVKEIAREELSNKKLYVVDGFCGANKDTRMGIRFIMEVAWQAHFVKNMFIQPTPEEEASFTPDFVVYNASKAKVENYKELGLNSETAVVFNISSHEQVIINTWYGGEMKKGMFSMMNYYLPLKGVASMHCSANTDLNGENTAIFFGLSGTGKTTLSTDPKRLLIGDDEHGWDDSGVFNFEGGCYAKVINLDKDAEPDIYGAIRRNALLENVTLDADGKIDFADKSVTENTRVSYPIDHIEKIVKPISHGPAAENVIFLSADAFGVLPPISILTPEQTQYYFLSGFTAKLAGTERGITEPTPTFSACFGQAFLELHPTKYAQELVKKMKVSGARAYLVNTGWNGTGKRISIKDTRGIIDAILNGDVLKAPTKQIPYFNFEVPTELPGVDSRILDPRDTYAGPDEWNAKAKDLAGRFIRNFHKYEGNEAGKALISAGPQL; encoded by the coding sequence ATGGGCAACATCGATTTGAGCCAGTATGGAATTACCGGGACAACAGAGATTGTATATAATCCGTCTTACGAGCAGTTGTTTGAAGAGGAGACCAGGCCGGAGCTGACCGGATATGACAAAGGACAGGTCAGTGAGCTGGGAGCAGTCAATGTCATGACAGGTATTTATACCGGCCGTTCGCCAAAGGATAAATTTATTGTTATGGATGAAAATTCCAAGGACACCGTATGGTGGACTTCCGAGGAATATCCGAATGACAATCATCCCGCATCGGAAGAGACCTGGGCGGCGGTCAAAGAGATTGCCAGAGAAGAACTTTCCAATAAGAAGCTGTATGTAGTGGACGGATTCTGCGGAGCCAACAAAGATACCCGCATGGGGATCCGGTTTATTATGGAAGTGGCATGGCAGGCCCATTTCGTAAAAAATATGTTTATTCAGCCCACACCGGAGGAGGAAGCGTCATTTACACCGGATTTTGTGGTATATAACGCGTCCAAGGCAAAGGTGGAGAATTATAAGGAACTGGGACTGAATTCCGAAACGGCAGTGGTATTTAATATTTCCAGCCATGAGCAGGTCATCATCAATACCTGGTACGGCGGAGAAATGAAGAAGGGTATGTTCTCCATGATGAATTATTACCTGCCGCTGAAGGGCGTGGCATCCATGCACTGCTCCGCCAACACAGACCTGAATGGCGAAAATACGGCTATTTTCTTCGGTCTGTCCGGTACAGGCAAAACCACCCTTTCCACAGATCCCAAGCGTCTGCTGATCGGGGATGATGAGCATGGCTGGGATGACAGCGGAGTCTTCAACTTTGAGGGCGGATGCTACGCCAAGGTCATCAATCTGGACAAAGACGCGGAACCGGATATCTATGGCGCCATCCGGCGGAATGCGCTGCTGGAGAATGTCACACTGGACGCTGACGGGAAAATCGATTTCGCGGACAAGTCCGTGACAGAGAATACCCGTGTATCCTATCCGATTGACCATATCGAAAAAATCGTAAAACCCATCTCCCACGGCCCTGCGGCAGAAAATGTCATTTTCCTGTCTGCGGACGCCTTTGGCGTGCTGCCTCCGATTTCCATTCTGACACCGGAGCAGACCCAGTACTATTTCCTGTCCGGATTTACCGCAAAGCTGGCAGGTACGGAACGGGGCATTACCGAGCCGACGCCTACCTTTTCCGCATGCTTCGGACAGGCATTCCTGGAGCTGCATCCGACAAAGTACGCGCAGGAGCTGGTGAAAAAGATGAAAGTCAGCGGTGCCCGCGCATACTTGGTAAATACAGGATGGAACGGAACCGGAAAGCGGATTTCCATCAAGGACACCCGCGGAATCATTGACGCGATTTTAAATGGGGATGTGCTGAAGGCGCCGACCAAGCAGATCCCGTACTTTAACTTTGAAGTACCGACGGAGCTGCCGGGAGTAGACAGCAGAATCCTGGATCCGAGAGACACTTACGCCGGCCCGGACGAGTGGAATGCCAAGGCAAAAGATCTGGCAGGCAGATTTATCCGGAATTTCCACAAATACGAGGGCAACGAAGCAGGCAAGGCATTGATTTCCGCCGGCCCGCAGCTGTAA
- a CDS encoding ADP-ribosylglycohydrolase family protein — protein MMRSIWYDGMMGLVTGDALGCPAEFCTREELRERGGVTAMEGYGTYQMPPGTWTDDSSMALATLDSLRNRQAAVPKDIMDCFAAWKAQGSYTPFGRAFDIGRTCSEAIEAYQKSGDWHTCGRTDEHANGNGALMRILPVCLFLIRQEQKKELDEEQALQTVQQVTALTHGHRRAGIASGLYYFMVRSIVQNREKGSLKELLQAGLDAGFRYYDKNPENQEELKHFARIRSLDAAEKIPEEKILSSGYVIDTIEAAVWCLLTTDSFRSCLLKAVNLGDDTDTTAAVAGGPAGLYYGGENIPAEWRNALQRREWIEGLIGAMDARDAEC, from the coding sequence ATGATGAGAAGCATTTGGTACGATGGAATGATGGGACTGGTGACGGGAGACGCGCTGGGCTGTCCGGCAGAATTCTGCACCCGGGAGGAATTGCGGGAAAGAGGCGGCGTAACTGCCATGGAAGGATACGGCACCTACCAGATGCCTCCGGGCACGTGGACGGATGACAGCAGTATGGCGCTGGCCACGCTGGACAGTCTGCGGAACAGGCAGGCAGCAGTCCCGAAGGATATCATGGATTGTTTTGCGGCCTGGAAAGCGCAGGGAAGCTATACACCCTTCGGCAGGGCCTTTGATATCGGCCGCACCTGCAGTGAGGCGATCGAGGCATATCAGAAAAGCGGGGACTGGCATACCTGCGGCAGGACCGATGAGCATGCAAACGGCAACGGGGCGCTGATGCGGATCCTTCCGGTATGTCTGTTTCTGATCCGGCAGGAGCAGAAGAAGGAACTGGATGAGGAGCAGGCACTGCAAACGGTGCAGCAGGTGACGGCACTGACCCATGGACACCGCAGGGCGGGGATTGCGAGCGGACTCTATTATTTTATGGTACGAAGCATTGTGCAAAACCGGGAAAAGGGCAGCCTGAAAGAACTTCTGCAGGCGGGACTGGATGCCGGTTTCCGGTATTATGACAAAAATCCGGAGAACCAGGAGGAACTGAAACACTTTGCGCGGATTCGCAGCCTGGATGCAGCGGAAAAGATCCCGGAAGAGAAGATTTTAAGCAGCGGCTATGTGATTGATACCATAGAGGCGGCAGTGTGGTGTCTGCTTACGACAGATTCCTTCCGCTCCTGTCTGCTGAAGGCCGTGAATCTGGGCGATGACACGGATACGACAGCCGCGGTGGCCGGAGGTCCGGCGGGGCTTTATTACGGCGGGGAAAATATCCCGGCTGAATGGCGGAATGCGCTGCAGAGAAGGGAATGGATCGAAGGGCTGATCGGCGCGATGGATGCGCGGGACGCAGAATGCTGA
- the glpK gene encoding glycerol kinase GlpK yields MADYIMALDAGTTSSRCILFDRSGRECGMAQQEFNQIFPQPGWVEHDPNEIWQTQLSVARKAMNQMHITFRDIAAIGIANQRETVILWDRRTGQPVCNAIVWQCRRTADDVERIKTEHPEYPQIFRDKTGLILDPYFSGTKIRWILDHVDGALEKAQRGDLCFGTVDSWLIYKLTKGRVHVTDYSNASRTLLFNIHTLSWDEELCNILEIPASILPEVKPSSCIYGETDPEFFGGPIPIAGAAGDQQAALFGQNCLRPGEAKNTYGTGCFTLMNIGNIPLLSASGLLTTIAWGLNNEITYALEGSVYVAGAAIQWLRDEMDLIDSSSDSEYFATRVPDTNGCYVVPAFTGLGAPYWDPYARGVITGLTRGVSKCHLIRATLESIAFQSYDVLHTMEADAGIRLRTLKVDGGASRNNFLMQFQADIANTEIQRPRCVETTALGAACLAGLAVSHWSCTEEITDNWTLDRAFLPQMSSDRRRRELAGWKKAVSASRGWAREY; encoded by the coding sequence ATGGCAGACTATATTATGGCGCTTGATGCCGGCACTACCAGCAGCCGCTGTATTCTCTTCGACCGCTCCGGCCGGGAGTGCGGTATGGCACAGCAGGAATTCAACCAGATTTTTCCCCAGCCCGGCTGGGTCGAGCACGACCCGAATGAAATCTGGCAGACCCAGCTGTCGGTTGCCCGGAAAGCCATGAATCAAATGCACATCACATTCCGGGATATTGCCGCCATCGGCATTGCCAACCAGCGGGAAACGGTCATCCTGTGGGATCGGCGCACCGGCCAGCCTGTCTGCAACGCAATCGTCTGGCAGTGCCGCCGCACGGCTGATGATGTGGAACGAATCAAAACAGAACATCCGGAATACCCGCAGATCTTCCGGGATAAAACCGGACTGATTCTGGATCCTTATTTTTCCGGCACCAAAATCCGCTGGATCCTGGATCATGTCGACGGAGCCCTGGAAAAAGCGCAGCGCGGAGACCTCTGTTTCGGCACCGTAGACAGCTGGCTGATCTACAAGCTCACCAAAGGCCGGGTGCATGTGACTGATTATTCCAATGCTTCCCGCACACTTCTTTTTAATATTCACACCCTGTCCTGGGATGAAGAACTCTGTAATATTCTGGAAATCCCCGCTTCGATCCTGCCGGAGGTCAAACCCTCCAGCTGTATATACGGAGAAACGGACCCGGAATTCTTCGGCGGACCGATCCCCATTGCCGGCGCTGCCGGTGACCAGCAGGCCGCCCTGTTCGGCCAGAACTGCCTGCGCCCCGGAGAGGCAAAAAACACCTACGGCACCGGATGCTTTACTCTGATGAACATTGGAAACATTCCGCTGCTCTCCGCCAGCGGTCTGCTGACTACCATTGCCTGGGGACTGAACAATGAAATCACCTACGCCCTGGAAGGCTCGGTCTATGTGGCCGGAGCCGCCATCCAGTGGCTGCGGGACGAAATGGATCTCATCGATTCCTCTTCCGACTCCGAATACTTTGCCACCCGTGTTCCGGACACCAACGGCTGTTATGTGGTCCCCGCATTTACCGGCCTGGGCGCGCCTTACTGGGATCCTTACGCCCGCGGCGTCATCACCGGGCTCACCCGCGGCGTCAGCAAATGCCATCTGATCCGCGCCACCCTGGAATCCATTGCGTTTCAAAGCTATGACGTGCTCCATACCATGGAGGCTGACGCCGGCATTCGGCTCCGCACCCTGAAAGTGGACGGCGGCGCTTCCAGGAACAACTTCCTGATGCAGTTTCAGGCAGACATCGCGAATACCGAAATCCAGCGCCCCAGATGTGTGGAAACTACCGCGCTGGGAGCTGCCTGTCTGGCCGGTCTTGCTGTTTCACACTGGTCCTGTACGGAAGAAATCACCGACAACTGGACCCTGGACCGGGCTTTCCTGCCGCAGATGTCTTCCGACCGGCGCCGCCGGGAGCTGGCAGGCTGGAAAAAAGCTGTATCCGCCTCCCGGGGGTGGGCAAGGGAATACTGA
- a CDS encoding nitroreductase family protein, with the protein MHLSDGLEKRRSYYQLNKELPVSADEVKQLLERVTELVPDSFNMKSARIVTALGSRQDELWDRIYDVFGGKVAREKIDGFKAAAGTILYFCDEDVVKAMQEQVPAYADNFPVWANQANGMLQFSIWTALRENGIGANLQHYNPVIDAVVKEMFDVPDSWKLIAQMPFGGIAAEPDPKAKEEIGERVRFFG; encoded by the coding sequence ATGCATTTATCCGATGGATTAGAAAAAAGAAGAAGTTATTATCAGCTGAATAAGGAACTCCCGGTATCAGCAGATGAGGTAAAACAGCTGCTGGAGCGTGTGACGGAACTGGTGCCGGACTCTTTTAACATGAAGAGCGCCCGGATCGTCACTGCACTGGGAAGCAGACAGGATGAGCTGTGGGACCGGATCTATGATGTGTTCGGCGGAAAGGTTGCAAGAGAAAAGATTGACGGGTTTAAGGCAGCAGCCGGAACCATTCTCTATTTCTGCGATGAGGATGTGGTAAAAGCAATGCAGGAGCAGGTGCCGGCCTATGCGGACAATTTCCCGGTCTGGGCAAACCAGGCAAACGGCATGCTTCAGTTCAGCATCTGGACTGCGCTGCGGGAGAATGGGATCGGCGCGAATCTGCAGCATTACAATCCGGTCATTGACGCGGTGGTTAAGGAGATGTTTGACGTGCCGGACAGCTGGAAACTGATTGCGCAGATGCCGTTTGGCGGGATTGCGGCGGAGCCGGATCCGAAAGCAAAGGAAGAGATAGGGGAACGTGTGAGGTTTTTTGGATAG
- a CDS encoding uroporphyrinogen decarboxylase family protein, translated as MERVLKALNHEEADRVPVYPLLAGVSRHLIGVNCKEWSTDAELCVKGLLKAKEDFDLDCIVTLIDLSLECDAWGQELVYPDNEPAHPNYKNQVIATEDDYDKIQYVDYRNSERMMMHIEVCRRLVEEAKGEYPVIAFVFGPLGILSMLRNQEEMYVDCIEQPETVYAATGRISQTLKDYCHAIMETGVQGIMFDTLFASGSIMSKEMWDELEGDWIEELSNQVREDGGLVMIHNCGGNIYFDAQIKRMQPAAISFLYPPDDCADLAETKEKYGDVTTLIGAVAPTTVTVGSPESIDAECRGNIDAMAKGGGFMLATGCELISPDAFAGARQMVEIAKTYGVYQH; from the coding sequence ATGGAACGTGTATTGAAAGCACTGAATCACGAAGAAGCGGACCGTGTGCCGGTATACCCCCTGCTGGCCGGTGTATCCCGCCACCTGATCGGCGTAAACTGCAAGGAATGGTCCACGGACGCAGAGCTCTGCGTAAAAGGACTTTTAAAAGCAAAGGAAGATTTTGATCTGGACTGTATCGTTACCCTGATCGACCTTTCCCTGGAATGCGATGCCTGGGGACAGGAACTGGTGTATCCGGACAATGAGCCGGCGCACCCGAATTACAAAAATCAGGTCATTGCCACAGAAGACGACTATGACAAAATTCAGTATGTGGACTATCGGAATTCCGAGCGTATGATGATGCATATCGAAGTCTGCCGCCGGCTGGTGGAAGAAGCGAAAGGCGAGTATCCGGTCATCGCCTTTGTTTTCGGCCCGCTGGGCATCCTGTCCATGCTGCGCAATCAGGAAGAGATGTATGTGGACTGCATCGAACAGCCGGAAACGGTATACGCAGCCACCGGGCGGATTTCCCAGACCCTGAAAGACTACTGCCATGCCATCATGGAAACCGGTGTCCAGGGCATCATGTTTGACACGCTGTTTGCATCCGGTTCCATCATGAGCAAAGAAATGTGGGACGAGCTGGAAGGCGACTGGATTGAAGAGCTTTCCAACCAGGTGCGGGAAGACGGCGGTCTGGTCATGATCCACAACTGCGGCGGAAATATCTATTTTGACGCCCAGATCAAACGGATGCAGCCAGCGGCCATCTCGTTCCTCTATCCGCCGGATGACTGCGCGGACCTGGCAGAAACAAAAGAAAAATACGGCGATGTCACCACGCTGATCGGTGCCGTGGCTCCTACCACAGTCACTGTGGGCAGTCCGGAATCCATCGATGCGGAATGCCGCGGGAATATCGACGCCATGGCAAAAGGCGGCGGCTTCATGCTTGCCACCGGCTGTGAACTGATCTCTCCGGATGCTTTTGCAGGCGCCCGGCAGATGGTGGAAATCGCAAAAACCTACGGTGTGTATCAGCACTGA